The Melospiza georgiana isolate bMelGeo1 chromosome 9, bMelGeo1.pri, whole genome shotgun sequence genome has a segment encoding these proteins:
- the TDRD5 gene encoding tudor domain-containing protein 5 — MGLAEVVSSCRKGRRQEQLPPAGAWQRKAHPTSAPRAVPTAPPQRRSNGGPGRREGARSGPAPPSRPKGGKGAAQAHGEAAAMAPCVWARGTEASKQQAQLMEVLKKEVRAMLIAAKAGLTPEQLEEQYMAMVCKPLPLRDLGFQSTMELVTQMPEVVQICSSKNGALILKAIADDSTKGIARLVANQKVKTRKTSKKTATKANSSFPTKYSKNPQSFHPLSAGTPVLPAMVKAELQDLLSSSPLLLADLDKAFLRRFGRAFQYRQYGFLSVFEVLRSVSDSIAVEQTKAGSLLVLRKYLASKIEQQVVPQSEAEEEEMPQSEAEEEKVPQGEAQEEKGPQGEPQEEEMLQAASAAEVPSLEPTCETKSCCQAATLMDSEPVQTPAVDLGDHLKQHQGLEQFPVTPEIPPDAVQDRSLCSLPPLKSRCLVGVIVEFVVSPSQFYIHVCSTEASYKLQDLMFEMRHVYSHKVASDKYIMPESAVRPGQLCCVMVSKWWYRVIIHRVINDHEVEVFYADYGHLQIVQKSWLRFLKWHYLKLPAQAIPCSLAWVKPVQGTWSSAAILLFKHLCRFKELVGVVDEYVDGVLYLFLCDTSTKEDIYFHSVLRDMGYADVCGENIPSQEFEELNPSALYVQPSGKQGNAEVMEPDLRLQQQSRDADSETATLKLNGAEL; from the exons atggggctggcagaggtggTCTCCAGCTGCAGAAAAGGCAG AAGACAGGAGCAACTTCCCCCGGCCGGGGCGTGGCAGCGGAAAGCCCATCCCACCTCAGCGCCGAGGGCGGTGCCGACCGCTCCCCCTCAGCGGCGCAGCAATGGCGGCCCCGGCCGGCGTGAGGGGGCGAggagcggccccgccccgccctcGCGCCCCAAAGGCGGGAAAGGCGCCGCGCAGGCGCACGGCGAGGCCGCAGCGATGGCGCCGTGCGTGTGGGCGCGGGG GACGGAGGCGTCGAAGCAGCAGGCGCAGCTGATGGAGGTGCTGAAGAAGGAGGTGAGGGCCATGCTGATCGCTGCCAAGGCGGGCCTGACGCcggagcagctggaggagcagtaCATGGCCATGGTCTGCAAACCTCTCCCTCTGCGTGACCTGGGCTTCCAGTCCACCATGGAGCTGGTGACACAAATGCCTGAAGTTGTCCAGATCTGTTCTTCTAAGAATGGTGCTTTAATCCTCAAAG CCATTGCAGATGACTCCACCAAAGGGATTGCCAGGCTGGTTGCCAACCAGAAAGTAAAGACACGCAAGACATCAAAGAAAACCGCCACAAAGGCAAATTCTTCTTTTCCCACTAAGTACTCTAAAAATCCACAGAGTTTCCATCCCCTGAGTGCTGGGACTCCTGTCCTGCCAGCAATGGtgaaggctgagctgcaggacctgctgagctcctcaccacTCCTGCTGGCAGACTTGGACAAGGCTTTCCTCCGACGCTTTGGCCGGGCGTTCCAGTACAGGCAGTACGGGTTTCTGTCCGTGTTTGAAGTCCTCAGGAGCGTGTCTGATTCCATTGCTGTTGAGCAAACAAAGGCAGGTTCCTTGCTGGTCCTGAGGAAGTACTTGGCAAGCAAGATAGAGCAGCAAGTGGTGCCTCAAAGTgaggctgaggaagaggagatgcCTCAGAGTGAAGCTGAGGAGGAAAAGGTGCCTCAAGGTGAGgctcaggaggaaaaggggcCTCAAGGTGAGCCTCAGGAAGAAGAGATGCTGCAAG cagcatctgcagctgAGGTGCCTTCTTTGGAGCCCACCTGTGAGacaaagagctgctgccaggcagcaACTCTGATGGATTCAGAGCCAGTGCAAACACCAGCAGTAGATTTGGGTGATCACCTCAAACAG CATCAAGGTCTTGAGCAGTTTCCAGTGACTCCAGAAATCCCTCCAGATGCTGTCCAGGACAGAAGCCTGTGCAGTTTGCCTCCTCTGAAGAGCAGGTGCTTGGTGGGAGTCATTGTGGAGTTCGTCGTCTCTCCCAGCCAGTTCTACATCCACGTCTGCAGCACAGAAGCCTCCTATAAACTGCAGGATCTGATGTTTGAGATGAG ACATGTTTACTCACACAAAGTTGCTTCTGATAAATACATCATGCCTGAGTCTGCAGTGAggcctgggcagctgtgctgtgtcatGGTCTCCAAGTGGTGGTACCGTGTCATCATCCACCGTGTGATCAATGACCACGAGGTGGAGGTGTTCTATGCAGACTATGGACACCTCCAGATTGTCCAGAAGTCTTGGCTGAGATTCCTCAA GTGGCACTACTTgaagctccctgctcaggccaTCCCGTGTTCCTTGGCATGGGTAAAACCTGTACAG GGTACATGGTCCAGTGCAGCAATTCTCCTGTTCAAGCACCTCTGTCGCTTCAAGGAGCTGGTGGGCGTGGTGGATGAATACGTGGATGGTGTTCTGTACCTCTTCCTGTGTGACACATCCACCAAGGAGGATATCTACTTCCACTCAGTCCTCAGGGATATGGGATATGCTGATGTCTGTGGGGAGAACATCCCTTCCCAG GAATTTGAGGAACTGAATCCTTCAGCCTTGTATGTTCAGCCCAGTGGAAAGCAGGGGAATGCTGAGGTGATGGAGCCAGACCTTCGCTTGCAGCAGCAATCTCGAGATGCAGACAGTGAAACAGCAACCTTGAAGCTGAATGGGGCTGAGCTGTGA